In Cardinium endosymbiont of Dermatophagoides farinae, the sequence AATTGATAATCAGTAAAATATAATTATTAAGTTGATGCCATTGTAGAAAGGGAGGATATTAACAAGTCCCCCCTACCCCTAATTCATCAGCACACTGCGATAGGTTTCTATATCTTTTAATGCAGTACCGGTACCGCGTACCACGGCTTGTAAAGGTTCCTCTGCAACATGGACCGGAAGCTTGGTTATATTATGCAGCCGTTTATCTAAGCCACGCAATAGGGCGCCACCGCCTGTTAGGTGAATGCCATTTTTGTATATATCAGAAGCCAGCTCAGGTGGTGCCATTTCCAATGCTTTCAGCACCGCATCGTCAATTTTTAGCGCTGATTCCTCTAAAGCAACGGCTATCTCTCTATAGCTGACCGATATAATCTTAGGAATACCGGTCATCAGGTCTTTGCCATGTACGGCATAATCAGCAGGTGGCTCACCTAAATCCATCCATACAGCGCCTACGGCTATTTTAATTTGTTCTGCAGTACGCTCGCCAATCACTAAATTATGCTGCTTGCGCATGTAGTCTAATATGTCTTTATTGAATGCATTGCCTGCTACTTTAATGGATTGATCACATGCAATGCCCGATAAAGATATAACCGCTATCTCTGTTGTACCCCACCAATATCAACAATCATACAGCCAACAGGCTCGCCAATCTTAACGCCTATACCTATAGCAGCGGCAATGGGCTCGTAAATCATATAGACTTCTTTGGCACCTGTATGGGCAGCAGAGTCCCGAACAGCTCGCTTTTCTACATCAGTGGTGCCAGATGGAATGCAGATGATAATTCTATTAAAAAATGGGGTAAAAAGGGATAGCTTTTTTCTAGACAACATCTTGATCATACCTTGAATCATCAACTCTGCTGCATGGTAATCAGCAATGACACCATCCCTGAGCGGTTTAATGGTTCTGATCGTATCATGCGTTTTTTCATGCATTTGCATCGCAGCTTTCCCCACTGCAATCATCTTATTCGTGTTCCGATCTATTGCAATAATAGATGGTTCATCTACAACAATTTTATCGTTGTGGATGATTAAAGTATTGGCTGTTCCTAGATCGACAGCAATATCTATGTGAAAATAATTCCAAATTCCCATGTAACTATAATTGATGTATTAGATTTCTCTGGAGCTTCGAAAGAAGCCTATTAAAAAATTTAATAAAAGATTACCAAACGATACAACCTATACCAGGATAATCTTAAAATCTAAGCAATGAAAGGGCGGTGCCATCAAAACAAGCATATGTATGATGTGAGATCCAAGCGCTCAAATTACAATAACTGCTTGCATGATTGAACGCCTTTATATATGGACAATGCGTATGACCAAATATATAAAATTCGTGATGATTAAAAGGCTCTATCTTATCTTTGCAATAGCGAAATATACGGTCATTTTCTTCGAAAAACGAAGGCTTCGCATACTTTTTTTTTGCAAGATAGTGCGCTACCTGGTTATAGACCCAATCAGGTGGCAAAAACCTTACAAAAGATTGGAGCCAACGGCTATGGTATAGCCTGCGGAATAGTGCATAACGCATGCTAGGATGAATGGTATCGCCATGCCCAACTAAAAACCGCTTACCAGCAATGGTAATGGATGCTGGTGCGCTAAACAACTGCACACCACATTCCTGCATTAAATAATCTATAGACCAACCATCATGGTTCCCCAGAAAAAAATAAACAGGTATCTGGGCTTTGGAGAATTCCCAAAGCTTTGCTTGAAACCGAATGGCCCCCCTAGGCACAAGGTGTTTGTACTCAAACCAAAAATCAAAGACATCCCCTAATAAAAATAATGCTTGTGCTTGTGGCTTTATATAGTCTAGCCAATCTAATAGCTTATCTTCTAGCCAGGGAGGAGTAGCTATACCACTGGGCCGAAGGGGTAGATGTAAATCTGATATAAAAAAGATTTTTTTCTCTAATCTTGTTATGTGTATCAAAGCTATAAGCTAAAAAGTATAGAGGTTGACGGTCAACCACAACAACACAATAAAATTGGTTAAGCTGCAATAACCTGGACTTTATGCTTAATTTAAAAAAAATTATTAGCTTTGGGGCTACAAGAGCCTATGAAGTGTCTGCTTTATAAGCCTGGTTTTTACAATAGACCTCTTTCAAAACTCGATTGCTAAATGGCAATTTTGAAGCTTATCTACGCTCCTCAAATACATCTGAGTATTCTGGCGATTGCGCTTCTCCTAAAAATTGCTGATCACAAATCGCTTTTAAAAGCGGTCTAAAACTTTAAATAAAGTAAAGATAACCAAATAGCTACATGTCTACTACGGATGCTGCTTTAGACCACTCCAATCATGCCTTTAAAGGATTGATTGCCCATGCGCAAGCCTATGGGTTTATCTATCCATCTAGTGAAATTTATGATGGATTACAGTCTATTTATGATTATGGCCCCTATGGCGTAGCGCTAAAGCGCAATCTACAAAACTTTTGGTGGCAAAGCATGACCC encodes:
- a CDS encoding UDP-2,3-diacylglucosamine diphosphatase, giving the protein MIHITRLEKKIFFISDLHLPLRPSGIATPPWLEDKLLDWLDYIKPQAQALFLLGDVFDFWFEYKHLVPRGAIRFQAKLWEFSKAQIPVYFFLGNHDGWSIDYLMQECGVQLFSAPASITIAGKRFLVGHGDTIHPSMRYALFRRLYHSRWLQSFVRFLPPDWVYNQVAHYLAKKKYAKPSFFEENDRIFRYCKDKIEPFNHHEFYIFGHTHCPYIKAFNHASSYCNLSAWISHHTYACFDGTALSLLRF